A window of the Miscanthus floridulus cultivar M001 chromosome 14, ASM1932011v1, whole genome shotgun sequence genome harbors these coding sequences:
- the LOC136505905 gene encoding uncharacterized protein: MADGIVSAEHGGSIWGSGSSTHVVESYEEEEEEWAGLEPFFFDVAEAVADHERRMQIEQEEARLEDLRKQREQASDRIRDYDPKQGGHYMTRYFFYDFNEFDIDEESSIGPMRYTNKIYKLDDFCPLFDAVNILSVKIASLDVKFPIHVYGTIIARDSLDRQCVYVFRRSRDNCQVINSKTQPLTLEGPKRGLVLLDDLFIEIDLKIKDVRQKGAQRGRDRELSKGFVTIKGLSCRILEKSLVESKSLATRLSTVEVGCSVVKDGLEALVAIEVLRGEFSGKITACTVHIPHSLLLHDSKLRGKKVGGVKGVIQLLQPVIAVGRGDMLIIVIQTSDGVSKRTIEFTRRIRSSEKDVITVGVTKMRVKVSWSVMDW; this comes from the exons ATGGCGGACGGTATCGTTAGCGCCGAGCATGGAGGGTCCATCtggggctccggctcctccacgcACGTGGTGGAGTcatatgaggaggaggaggaggagtgggcAGGCTTGGAACCCTTCTTCTTCGAcgtggcggaggcggtggcggacCATGAGAGGCGGATGCAGATTGAGCAGGAGGAGGCGCGCCTGGAGGATCTGCGCAAACAGAGGGAGCAGGCCTCTGATCGGATCCGTGATTACGATCCCAAGCAGGGCGGCCACTACATGACCCGCTACTTCTTCTACGACTTCAACGAATTCGACATCGACGAGGAGT CAAGCATTGGACCAATGAGATACACCAACAAGATCTACAAACTGGATGATTTTTGTCCTCTGTTTGATGCAGTAAATATTCTCTCCGTGAAGATAGCATCCTTGGATGTTAAATTTCCAATACATGTCTATGGCACTATCATTGCCAGAGATTCCCTTGATCGCCAGTGTGTTTATGTCTTCCGCCGCAGTAGAGATAATTGCCAAGTCATCAACTCTAAG ACCCAACCGCTGACCTTGGAGGGCCCAAAACGAGGACTCGTATTGTTAGATGATCTATTCATTGAGATCGATCTGAAGATAAAAGATGTTCGACAAAAGGGTGCTCAACGGGGTAGGGACAGAGAACTTAGTAAAGGGTTTGTAACGATCAAGGGCCTTAGTTGTCGGATCCTTGAGAAATCCcttgttgaaagtaaatctcTTGCTACGAGGCTCAGTACAGTTGAGGTGGGGTGTTCAGTTGTGAAAGACGGCCTTGAGGCTCTTGTTGCTATTGAAGTTTTACGTGGAGAGTTCAGTGGTAAAATCACTGCTTGCACTGTGCACATCCCGCATAGCCTCCTGCTTCATGATAGCAAACTTCGTGGTAAGAAGGTTGGCGGCGTTAAAGGAGTTATCCAACTTTTGCAGCCTGTCATAGCTGTCGGTAGGGGAGACATGCTGATAATTGTCATCCAGACTAGCGATGGCGTTTCTAAGCGCACCATCGAGTTTACTCGAAGGATCAGGAGCTCAGAGAAAGATGTTATCACTGTTGGTGTCACTAAGATGCGCGTTAAGGTTTCTTGGTCGGTAATGGACTGGTAA